In the Drosophila biarmipes strain raj3 chromosome X, RU_DBia_V1.1, whole genome shotgun sequence genome, one interval contains:
- the LOC108023996 gene encoding neurogenic protein mastermind isoform X2, giving the protein MTSIKTEMPPLHAAEALAASSATDSGGGGGGGSAGSQGGGGGGAGGGSGAAGSGAGGGGGSAPATPNATISAAADSSDNQPGTPQPPQQQQQPTQQQLQQPQTQQQQQAMGGGDPQQQQQQQQVTGITHQPYATHHMYSASAGQQQQQQMYGGLYGGDMQQQQGYASSYINSYEQFYQQQQQQQQGTDYAFGAVGVDYAKSAGVRYHPYLQTPTSGLGGIPTGSAAGQEEAGSAPSAVSTTTAVAMSPRVVSSSSPTSTSSHLQLGSSSGQTPGSPGGAAGSGGCKLQCKKCGILTTNESELQEHIANVHGESPYGSSGYASSPYIKEEMPTPQPQGVGGSTAANPGELLDLDSQKMVYHQQLLQQQQQQQQQQQQHDAVAGLPLGALPDPLHSMQSMQQRALHSWEQQPQQTVASVEGLPPYMQQGLGVGLGVGVGVGVGVGVDKSPYYSPKQSPYHQSAGVGGATLIKQEYGGHGLIKSEYPDSQHYVDKSFDPTGAGGGGAELCASVATSPAEFPSTTTGGPGQEGAAGAAPGGGYRGFEPPSSSSVLPANSLTAKAATWKSNEARRPKTYNCTACNKWFTSSGHLKRHYNTTLHKNAVKSSGQPDPATLPISAHHHPARDPVTKPSRRGTAAAAAAAAAAAAASAGGQQQQPPPPPPPANVPPPEPPRSPPEYGGGGGLGVGAMGGAAMSQYSASPSPTQQQQQHHLNHHQQQANGYANGTANGYGYMQQQVQSTTNASPQHASNNNSNQQQQQQQHHQQQQQQHHNSVLNGHPNGLAGPSAPHNNNNTTQMPSSQMRGLLNETTTTPPPTTTTRAPQITTTTTATTAATTVATKSEQMEDSNHTHHNPIPIPIPNHNLSQDRSHSSSSSSSMATEEAEELELRDQEQAADDHLHQQAAAAAAAQQQYLLAARHYHSSTPNTLSSNSSSSSSSNTNPSTPSSNSPHTIYRQEPPATDFSRTTPPPQPLPPMGMLPPMAMDYNMLALDMPMPMPTLMHSNMLQCSSTSTTPLATTITTSMPDTMPQQQQQLVPHYHQAVLHPHHQQLAEQHHQRQEEEQHHHQQQQRELHQLDQQQQQQALILADSLPHSSSSPTSSSPPPTMAMPMPMPLTTITAPQLLPLQPPPPHITSTMPMPPTMHMPIMPPPPQCYQQLQPLDPTMSYHTIIGSSGASSEAHSAAGGGAGGYGANQITTSDGQILQLMPASLFAPYAPISPYSVAAQRSPQEGDLPPVHTLTTALHAHQQGGQQEAQTPTLTVLSTPYSPTVSSSRATPALEMDMATLMQHQQDYEMEQYQQLQHQQLEQLQHHQQQQQHHQQQQQQQQQQLEQQQQILADQAQSLAQQPLAKKRRGGGGGGGGGGGGSATPSTTKRRRNSSVGSTSPHSTTLPSGRIKCLECDKEFTKNCYLTQHNKSFHSASRRHPRSHPSMYSANAQRRIKI; this is encoded by the exons ATGACGAGCATTAAGACCGAGATGCCGCCCCTGCACGCGGCAGAGGCGCTCGCCGCCAGCAGTGCCACCGACAGCGGtgggggaggaggaggaggatcagCGGGATCCcagggaggaggaggaggcggagcagGAGGCGGATCAGGAGCGGCAGGCTCGGGCgcaggaggcggcggcggcagtgcGCCCGCCACGCCCAATGCCACCATCAGCGCCGCAGCCGACTCCAGTGATAACCAGCCCGGCACCCCGCAACCcccgcaacagcaacagcagccgacgcagcaacagctgcagcagccacagacccagcagcagcagcaggccatGGGCGGCGGCgatccccagcagcagcagcaacagcagcaggtcACGGGCATCACCCACCAGCCGTACGCCACCCACCACATGTACTCCGCGTCCGccggacagcagcagcagcagcagatgtaCGGCGGCCTCTATGGCGGCGacatgcaacagcagcagggcTACGCCAGCAGCTACATCAACAGCTACGAGCAGTtctaccagcagcagcaacagcagcagcagggcaCCGACTACGCCTTCGGTGCCGTGGGCGTCGACTATGCCAAGAGTGCCGGAGTGCGCTATCATCCCTACCTGCAGACCCCCACCTCGGGCCTGGGCGGCATCCCCACGGGCAGCGCCGCCGGCCAGGAGGAGGCGGGCAGTGCGCCCAGCGCCGTCAGCACCACCACCGCGGTGGCCATGAGCCCGCGCGTGgtgagcagcagcagtcccACATCGACGTCGTCGCACCTGCAGCTGGGCAGCTCCAGTGGCCAGACACCGGGCTCCCCGGGCGGAGCGGCTGGCAGTGGTGGCTGCAAGCTGCAGTGCAAGAAGTGCGGCATCCTCACCACCAACGAGTCGGAGCTGCAGGAGCACATAGCCAATGTGCACGGAGAGTCGCCATATGGCAGCAGCGGTTACGCCAGCTCGCCGTACATCAAGGAGGAGATGCCCACGCCGCAGCCCCAGGGCGTCGGCGGCTCCACAGCGGCCAATCCCGGCGAGCTGCTCGACCTGGACTCCCAGAAGATGGTCTACCACCAGCAGTTGctccaacagcagcagcagcagcagcagcaacaacagcagcacgACGCGGTCGCCGGCCTTCCGCTGGGCGCTCTGCCAGATCCGCTGCACTCGATGCAGTCCATGCAGCAGCGGGCGCTCCACAGCTgggagcagcagccgcagcagacAGTGGCCTCCGTTGAGGGCCTGCCACCCTACATGCAGCAGGGCCTGGGCGTGGGGCtcggcgtgggcgtgggcgtgggcgttgGCGTGGGCGTGGACAAGTCGCCCTACTATTCGCCCAAGCAGTCGCCCTACCACCAGTCGGCCGGCGTTGGCGGAGCCACGCTGATCAAGCAGGAGTACGGCGGCCACGGCCTGATCAAGTCCGAGTATCCCGATTCGCAGCACTACGTGGACAAGTCGTTCGACCCCACCGGAGCCGGAGGAGGCGGCGCGGAGTTGTGCGCCAGCGTGGCCACCAGTCCGGCGGAGTTccccagcaccaccaccgGCGGACCGGGGCAGGAGGGCGCGGCGGGTGCGGCGCCAGGAGGCGGCTACCGCGGCTTCGAGCCGCCCAGCTCCAGTTCGGTGCTGCCGGCCAACAGCCTGACGGCCAAGGCGGCCACCTGGAAGTCGAACGAGGCGCGTCGCCCCAAGACCTACAACTGCACGGCGTGCAACAAGTGGTTCACCAGCTCGGGCCACCTCAAGCGGCACTACAACACGACGCTGCACAAGAACGCGGTCAAGTCGAGCGGTCAGCCGGATCCGGCCACCCTGCCCATCTCGGCGCACCATCATCCCGCCCGCGATCCGGTGACGAAGCCCAGCCGCAGGGGCACTGCCGCAGccgcagcggcggcagcagcagcagctgcggcCTCGGCCGGcgggcagcaacagcagccgccgccgccaccgccgccggccAATGTGCCACCGCCGGAGCCGCCCAGAAGCCCGCCCGAGtatggcggcggcggcggcttgGGCGTGGGAGCGATGGGCGGCGCTGCCATGTCCCAGTACTCGGCCTCGCCGTCGCccacccagcagcagcagcagcaccacctcAACCACCATCAGCAGCAGGCCAACGGCTATGCTAATGGCACCGCCAACGGCTATGGCTACATGCAGCAACAAGTGCAATCCACGACAAACGCTTCACCACAGCACGCttccaacaacaacagcaaccagcagcagcagcagcagcaacaccaccagcagcagcagcagcagcaccacaaCTCCGTTTTGAACGGTCACCCAAACGGGCTAGCAGGTCCCTCCGCcccacacaacaacaacaacaccaccCAAATGCCGTCCTCCCAAATGAGGGGCCTGCTGAACGAAACAACAACCACGCcgccaccaacaacaacaacccgAGCACCACAAatcacaacaacaacaacagcaacaacggcgGCCACCACGGTAGCTACAAAGAGCGAGCAAATGGAGGACAGCAACCACACACATCAcaatcccattcccattcccatcccCAATCACAATCTCAGCCAGGACAggagccacagcagcagcagcagcagctcaatGGCCacggaggaggcggaggagctggagctgcgGGATCAGGAGCAGGCGGCGGACGATCACCTGCATCagcaggcggcggcggcggcggcggcgcagCAGCAATATCTGCTGGCGGCGCGCCACTATCACAGCAGCACGCCCAACACgctcagcagcaacagcagcagcagcagcagcagcaacaccaatcCCAGCACGCCCAGCAGCAACTCGCCCCATACTATCTACCGGCAGGAGCCGCCGGCAACGGATTTCTCGCGCACCACCCCGCCGCCGCAGCCGCTGCCGCCTATGGGAATGCTGCCGCCTATGGCAATGGACTACAACATGCTGGCTTTGGAtatgcccatgcccatgcccacgCTCATGCACAGCAATATGCTGCAgtgcagcagcaccagcaccacgcCGCTAGCTACTACCATCACCACCAGTATGCCGGACACTatgccgcagcagcagcagcagctggtgCCCCACTACCACCAGGCGGTGCTCCACCCGCACCATCAGCAGTTGGCggagcagcaccaccagcgccaggaggaggagcagcatcatcatcagcagcagcagcgggagcTTCACCAACtggatcagcagcagcagcagcaggcgttAATCCTGGCGGACAGTTTGCCGCACAGCAGCAGTTCGCCCACCAGCAGCTCCCCGCCGCCCACCATggccatgcccatgcccatgccgcTCACCACCATCACAGCGCcgcagctgctgccgctgcagccgccgccgccgcacaTCACCAGCACCATGCCCATGCCGCCCACCATGCACATGCCCATcatgccgccgccgccgcaatgctaccagcagctgcagccgcTGGACCCCACAATGAGCTATCACACTATTATTGGTAGTAGTGGCGCCTCGTCGGAGGCGCACTCGGCAGCGGGCGGCGGCGCTGGTGGCTACGGTGCCAACCAGATCACCACCAGCGATGGCCAGATCCTCCAGCTGATGCCCGCCTCGCTGTTCGCGCCCTATGCCCCGATCTCGCCGTATTCGGTGGCCGCCCAGCGGTCGCCGCAGGAGGGCGATCTGCCGCCCGTGCACACGCTCACCACCGCCCTGCATGCCCATCAGCAGGGCGGGCAGCAGGAGGCGCAAACGCCGACGCTGACGGTGCTCTCCACACCCTACTCGCCCACGGTGAGCAGCTCGCGGGCCACCCCCGCGCTGGAGATGGACATGGCCACGCTGATGCAGCACCAGCAGGACTACGAGATGGAGCAGtaccagcagctgcagcaccagcagttggagcaactgcagcaccaccaacaacagcagcagcaccaccagcagcagcaacagcagcagcagcagcaactggagcagcagcagcagatcctGGCGGATCAGGCCCAATCCCTGGCCCAGCAGCCGTTGGCCAAGAAGCGacgtggaggaggaggcggcggcggcggcggcggcggcggaagTGCCACGCCATCGACGACGAAGCGACGGCGGAACAGCAGCGTGGGATCGACGTCGCCGCACTCGACCACCCTGCCCTCCGGACGGATCAAGTGTCTGGAGTGCGACAAGGAGTTCACCAAGAACTGCTACCTCACGCAGCACAACAAGAGCTTCCACTCCG CATCCAGGAGGCATCCCAGGTCGCATCCATCGATGTACTCGGCGAACGCCCAGAGACGGATCAAAATTTAA
- the LOC108023996 gene encoding uncharacterized protein LOC108023996 isoform X1, which produces MTSIKTEMPPLHAAEALAASSATDSGGGGGGGSAGSQGGGGGGAGGGSGAAGSGAGGGGGSAPATPNATISAAADSSDNQPGTPQPPQQQQQPTQQQLQQPQTQQQQQAMGGGDPQQQQQQQQVTGITHQPYATHHMYSASAGQQQQQQMYGGLYGGDMQQQQGYASSYINSYEQFYQQQQQQQQGTDYAFGAVGVDYAKSAGVRYHPYLQTPTSGLGGIPTGSAAGQEEAGSAPSAVSTTTAVAMSPRVVSSSSPTSTSSHLQLGSSSGQTPGSPGGAAGSGGCKLQCKKCGILTTNESELQEHIANVHGESPYGSSGYASSPYIKEEMPTPQPQGVGGSTAANPGELLDLDSQKMVYHQQLLQQQQQQQQQQQQHDAVAGLPLGALPDPLHSMQSMQQRALHSWEQQPQQTVASVEGLPPYMQQGLGVGLGVGVGVGVGVGVDKSPYYSPKQSPYHQSAGVGGATLIKQEYGGHGLIKSEYPDSQHYVDKSFDPTGAGGGGAELCASVATSPAEFPSTTTGGPGQEGAAGAAPGGGYRGFEPPSSSSVLPANSLTAKAATWKSNEARRPKTYNCTACNKWFTSSGHLKRHYNTTLHKNAVKSSGQPDPATLPISAHHHPARDPVTKPSRRGTAAAAAAAAAAAAASAGGQQQQPPPPPPPANVPPPEPPRSPPEYGGGGGLGVGAMGGAAMSQYSASPSPTQQQQQHHLNHHQQQANGYANGTANGYGYMQQQVQSTTNASPQHASNNNSNQQQQQQQHHQQQQQQHHNSVLNGHPNGLAGPSAPHNNNNTTQMPSSQMRGLLNETTTTPPPTTTTRAPQITTTTTATTAATTVATKSEQMEDSNHTHHNPIPIPIPNHNLSQDRSHSSSSSSSMATEEAEELELRDQEQAADDHLHQQAAAAAAAQQQYLLAARHYHSSTPNTLSSNSSSSSSSNTNPSTPSSNSPHTIYRQEPPATDFSRTTPPPQPLPPMGMLPPMAMDYNMLALDMPMPMPTLMHSNMLQCSSTSTTPLATTITTSMPDTMPQQQQQLVPHYHQAVLHPHHQQLAEQHHQRQEEEQHHHQQQQRELHQLDQQQQQQALILADSLPHSSSSPTSSSPPPTMAMPMPMPLTTITAPQLLPLQPPPPHITSTMPMPPTMHMPIMPPPPQCYQQLQPLDPTMSYHTIIGSSGASSEAHSAAGGGAGGYGANQITTSDGQILQLMPASLFAPYAPISPYSVAAQRSPQEGDLPPVHTLTTALHAHQQGGQQEAQTPTLTVLSTPYSPTVSSSRATPALEMDMATLMQHQQDYEMEQYQQLQHQQLEQLQHHQQQQQHHQQQQQQQQQQLEQQQQILADQAQSLAQQPLAKKRRGGGGGGGGGGGGSATPSTTKRRRNSSVGSTSPHSTTLPSGRIKCLECDKEFTKNCYLTQHNKSFHSGEYPFRCQKCGKRFQSEDVYTTHLGRHRTQDKPHKCELCPKQFHHKTDLRRHVEAIHTGLKQHMCDICEKGFCRKDHLRKHLETHNRPRVVGKKSAAAAAAAAAATAPAVLGGAGGGGGGVPAVGTIKAAFARSLTVTTAVGESGVPAPAPPLALAQAVNPGLAPSLSLKRPIDDVAADDDSLLEEDEDEMEMEMEMLEEEDEEEEELGDHHHGMMIKSEFVEEEFQMIEKSIELY; this is translated from the coding sequence ATGACGAGCATTAAGACCGAGATGCCGCCCCTGCACGCGGCAGAGGCGCTCGCCGCCAGCAGTGCCACCGACAGCGGtgggggaggaggaggaggatcagCGGGATCCcagggaggaggaggaggcggagcagGAGGCGGATCAGGAGCGGCAGGCTCGGGCgcaggaggcggcggcggcagtgcGCCCGCCACGCCCAATGCCACCATCAGCGCCGCAGCCGACTCCAGTGATAACCAGCCCGGCACCCCGCAACCcccgcaacagcaacagcagccgacgcagcaacagctgcagcagccacagacccagcagcagcagcaggccatGGGCGGCGGCgatccccagcagcagcagcaacagcagcaggtcACGGGCATCACCCACCAGCCGTACGCCACCCACCACATGTACTCCGCGTCCGccggacagcagcagcagcagcagatgtaCGGCGGCCTCTATGGCGGCGacatgcaacagcagcagggcTACGCCAGCAGCTACATCAACAGCTACGAGCAGTtctaccagcagcagcaacagcagcagcagggcaCCGACTACGCCTTCGGTGCCGTGGGCGTCGACTATGCCAAGAGTGCCGGAGTGCGCTATCATCCCTACCTGCAGACCCCCACCTCGGGCCTGGGCGGCATCCCCACGGGCAGCGCCGCCGGCCAGGAGGAGGCGGGCAGTGCGCCCAGCGCCGTCAGCACCACCACCGCGGTGGCCATGAGCCCGCGCGTGgtgagcagcagcagtcccACATCGACGTCGTCGCACCTGCAGCTGGGCAGCTCCAGTGGCCAGACACCGGGCTCCCCGGGCGGAGCGGCTGGCAGTGGTGGCTGCAAGCTGCAGTGCAAGAAGTGCGGCATCCTCACCACCAACGAGTCGGAGCTGCAGGAGCACATAGCCAATGTGCACGGAGAGTCGCCATATGGCAGCAGCGGTTACGCCAGCTCGCCGTACATCAAGGAGGAGATGCCCACGCCGCAGCCCCAGGGCGTCGGCGGCTCCACAGCGGCCAATCCCGGCGAGCTGCTCGACCTGGACTCCCAGAAGATGGTCTACCACCAGCAGTTGctccaacagcagcagcagcagcagcagcaacaacagcagcacgACGCGGTCGCCGGCCTTCCGCTGGGCGCTCTGCCAGATCCGCTGCACTCGATGCAGTCCATGCAGCAGCGGGCGCTCCACAGCTgggagcagcagccgcagcagacAGTGGCCTCCGTTGAGGGCCTGCCACCCTACATGCAGCAGGGCCTGGGCGTGGGGCtcggcgtgggcgtgggcgtgggcgttgGCGTGGGCGTGGACAAGTCGCCCTACTATTCGCCCAAGCAGTCGCCCTACCACCAGTCGGCCGGCGTTGGCGGAGCCACGCTGATCAAGCAGGAGTACGGCGGCCACGGCCTGATCAAGTCCGAGTATCCCGATTCGCAGCACTACGTGGACAAGTCGTTCGACCCCACCGGAGCCGGAGGAGGCGGCGCGGAGTTGTGCGCCAGCGTGGCCACCAGTCCGGCGGAGTTccccagcaccaccaccgGCGGACCGGGGCAGGAGGGCGCGGCGGGTGCGGCGCCAGGAGGCGGCTACCGCGGCTTCGAGCCGCCCAGCTCCAGTTCGGTGCTGCCGGCCAACAGCCTGACGGCCAAGGCGGCCACCTGGAAGTCGAACGAGGCGCGTCGCCCCAAGACCTACAACTGCACGGCGTGCAACAAGTGGTTCACCAGCTCGGGCCACCTCAAGCGGCACTACAACACGACGCTGCACAAGAACGCGGTCAAGTCGAGCGGTCAGCCGGATCCGGCCACCCTGCCCATCTCGGCGCACCATCATCCCGCCCGCGATCCGGTGACGAAGCCCAGCCGCAGGGGCACTGCCGCAGccgcagcggcggcagcagcagcagctgcggcCTCGGCCGGcgggcagcaacagcagccgccgccgccaccgccgccggccAATGTGCCACCGCCGGAGCCGCCCAGAAGCCCGCCCGAGtatggcggcggcggcggcttgGGCGTGGGAGCGATGGGCGGCGCTGCCATGTCCCAGTACTCGGCCTCGCCGTCGCccacccagcagcagcagcagcaccacctcAACCACCATCAGCAGCAGGCCAACGGCTATGCTAATGGCACCGCCAACGGCTATGGCTACATGCAGCAACAAGTGCAATCCACGACAAACGCTTCACCACAGCACGCttccaacaacaacagcaaccagcagcagcagcagcagcaacaccaccagcagcagcagcagcagcaccacaaCTCCGTTTTGAACGGTCACCCAAACGGGCTAGCAGGTCCCTCCGCcccacacaacaacaacaacaccaccCAAATGCCGTCCTCCCAAATGAGGGGCCTGCTGAACGAAACAACAACCACGCcgccaccaacaacaacaacccgAGCACCACAAatcacaacaacaacaacagcaacaacggcgGCCACCACGGTAGCTACAAAGAGCGAGCAAATGGAGGACAGCAACCACACACATCAcaatcccattcccattcccatcccCAATCACAATCTCAGCCAGGACAggagccacagcagcagcagcagcagctcaatGGCCacggaggaggcggaggagctggagctgcgGGATCAGGAGCAGGCGGCGGACGATCACCTGCATCagcaggcggcggcggcggcggcggcgcagCAGCAATATCTGCTGGCGGCGCGCCACTATCACAGCAGCACGCCCAACACgctcagcagcaacagcagcagcagcagcagcagcaacaccaatcCCAGCACGCCCAGCAGCAACTCGCCCCATACTATCTACCGGCAGGAGCCGCCGGCAACGGATTTCTCGCGCACCACCCCGCCGCCGCAGCCGCTGCCGCCTATGGGAATGCTGCCGCCTATGGCAATGGACTACAACATGCTGGCTTTGGAtatgcccatgcccatgcccacgCTCATGCACAGCAATATGCTGCAgtgcagcagcaccagcaccacgcCGCTAGCTACTACCATCACCACCAGTATGCCGGACACTatgccgcagcagcagcagcagctggtgCCCCACTACCACCAGGCGGTGCTCCACCCGCACCATCAGCAGTTGGCggagcagcaccaccagcgccaggaggaggagcagcatcatcatcagcagcagcagcgggagcTTCACCAACtggatcagcagcagcagcagcaggcgttAATCCTGGCGGACAGTTTGCCGCACAGCAGCAGTTCGCCCACCAGCAGCTCCCCGCCGCCCACCATggccatgcccatgcccatgccgcTCACCACCATCACAGCGCcgcagctgctgccgctgcagccgccgccgccgcacaTCACCAGCACCATGCCCATGCCGCCCACCATGCACATGCCCATcatgccgccgccgccgcaatgctaccagcagctgcagccgcTGGACCCCACAATGAGCTATCACACTATTATTGGTAGTAGTGGCGCCTCGTCGGAGGCGCACTCGGCAGCGGGCGGCGGCGCTGGTGGCTACGGTGCCAACCAGATCACCACCAGCGATGGCCAGATCCTCCAGCTGATGCCCGCCTCGCTGTTCGCGCCCTATGCCCCGATCTCGCCGTATTCGGTGGCCGCCCAGCGGTCGCCGCAGGAGGGCGATCTGCCGCCCGTGCACACGCTCACCACCGCCCTGCATGCCCATCAGCAGGGCGGGCAGCAGGAGGCGCAAACGCCGACGCTGACGGTGCTCTCCACACCCTACTCGCCCACGGTGAGCAGCTCGCGGGCCACCCCCGCGCTGGAGATGGACATGGCCACGCTGATGCAGCACCAGCAGGACTACGAGATGGAGCAGtaccagcagctgcagcaccagcagttggagcaactgcagcaccaccaacaacagcagcagcaccaccagcagcagcaacagcagcagcagcagcaactggagcagcagcagcagatcctGGCGGATCAGGCCCAATCCCTGGCCCAGCAGCCGTTGGCCAAGAAGCGacgtggaggaggaggcggcggcggcggcggcggcggcggaagTGCCACGCCATCGACGACGAAGCGACGGCGGAACAGCAGCGTGGGATCGACGTCGCCGCACTCGACCACCCTGCCCTCCGGACGGATCAAGTGTCTGGAGTGCGACAAGGAGTTCACCAAGAACTGCTACCTCACGCAGCACAACAAGAGCTTCCACTCCGGTGAGTACCCGTTCCGCTGCCAGAAGTGCGGCAAGCGCTTCCAGAGCGAGGATGTCTACACCACGCACCTGGGTCGCCACCGCACCCAGGACAAGCCGCACAAGTGCGAGCTGTGCCCCAAGCAGTTCCACCACAAGACCGATCTGCGGCGACACGTGGAGGCCATCCACACGGGGCTGAAGCAGCACATGTGCGACATTTGCGAGAAGGGCTTCTGCCGCAAGGATCACCTGCGCAAGCATCTCGAGACGCACAACCGGCCGCGGGTGGTGGGCAAGAAGTCCGCCGCGGCAGcggccgccgcagcagcagccactgcCCCGGCGGTATtgggaggagcaggaggaggcggaggaggtgtTCCCGCCGTCGGCACCATCAAGGCGGCCTTTGCCCGCTCGCTGACGGTGACCACGGCCGTCGGCGAATCGGGAGTGCCGGCTCCTGCTCCCCCCTTGGCCCTGGCCCAGGCTGTCAATCCCGGACTCGCTCCCAGTCTCAGTCTGAAGCGGCCCATCGACGATGTGGCCGCCGACGATGACAGCCTgctggaggaggacgaggacgagatggagatggagatggagatgctggaggaggaggatgaggaggaggaggagctcgGCGATCACCACCACGGCATGATGATCAAGAGCGAGTTCGTGGAGGAGGAGTTTCAGATGATCGAGAAGAGCATAGAGTTGTACTGA